In the genome of Desulfurellaceae bacterium, the window ACCCGATCCAGCTTGGCTTGCCGCGCCAGCGCCGACACGCCGCCTTGCGCCGCAGCGACGTTACGCAAGGCTTTCATGAGCAAACGCGGGTCCTCCCCCATCTCCTCGATTGCCGCGTTCAGATAGGCCGCAACGTCTTCCGGCGTCTTGAGATAGTCACTCGCTTGATGGGCTTTGACGGGCATGTCGCCTCTCCTGTTTGTACGCCTGCCAGCAGGCCCGGGCGGCGTCAATGTCACGGGCTTGGCGGACCTTCGTTCCCCCACCCAGCAGAATCACCAAAGTGTCCCCCTCCCGGCCGTAATACAGCCGGTAGCCCGGGCCGAAGGCGATCCGCAGTTCGGA includes:
- a CDS encoding putative addiction module antidote protein; this translates as MPVKAHQASDYLKTPEDVAAYLNAAIEEMGEDPRLLMKALRNVAAAQGGVSALARQAKLDRVALSRALSGRRHPRLDTLAKVVAACGVKLQFSA